aaagaaggaattgGAGGataaggaaggggaggaggaggaaaaagaggacTGGGGAAGgcgatgagaagaggaggagagggagggagggagggagagatcatGGACAGCAGGGGTTTGCCTAATATGCGAGCCACCAACTGGCAGAATTCTTAAACCATTTCTGTTATATCTGATATCagagctttttttttcttttttttttaaacaagatGTGGCTTCCATGTGAAAGTGAaggtgctggctgtgtgtgtagatcctGTGCAGAAGCCGACAGGGAGGCAGTATGAACGCTGCCTCGTGAGTACCTCCATCCCAGAGAGAAGCACAGGGTGACTCACACTTTTGGTTTTCTTTGAAGAATTTCCTGCTGACTTGATTCCATAGCTCCTTTTAAAAAAGGACAACTTTTGTAGCTGGCTTTGGGTGGCTGTTGCTGATGTTGTGACTCAGACAAACATGGGGATGGAGAAGTGCCACTGTCAAACGGTGTCACACTCTCCTCTCAGAGCTAAAGGAAGAATCCAATGCCGAGTAGAGAATGAAAAGTATCTACAGACCATTACACTGAAATTCTCTACATTCTCTTACTTTCTTTTGAGTAGTTCCCAATTGTTTCAGATGGCCCACTTACTAAAGCTATTACGCATGCTGCAACACTTGAGGTTGATAAATGTGTGTACTTGTCATAGTTACTTGTCATCATTTCTTCAGTCAAAGCCCTCACTGTTTCATGAACTTGGTAAATTACCTCAATTCCAGCTATGTGAAACACCTTTTTTAGCCTAGTTAATAAGCAACTCGGTTGTTTTGTTAGTTAGAAGCTCTGCCGTGGATGGTATGCAGCGTTAACCCCATTGAAAATGTTGCTTCATGTTGTTTTTCCACTTCAGGATGGCTGAGCCTCGTTTTAACAACCCCTACTTCTGGCCTCCGCCTCCAAGCATGCCTGGTCAGGTGAGAACATCTCCTtggctctctcgctttctcaatAATGTTGAGGAAATATTGCCTGTTGGATGATtgaaacagtatttactttaaGCCCATTTGTTGTGCAATGCATGCAACACCGGATTATTTCTATAGGACATATTTTACAAAGGTTCCCTAAGAACATTATGGTTCATGTCGGCTCCACTCCTTGTGCGGGGCACTTGCCCTTTCAGGCCTCTAGAGGGAACCAAATCACAGATTAACAGCACCACCCTGACCGTAACCCCTCAAACCCTCCCTGATATTAACTGGTGAATATTCTCTTGCTGCGGTATGTTGCTTATCCTGGCTGTCAGCTGGATAACCTAGTCTTGATCAATAAAATCAAGGAGCAGCTGATGGCAGAGAAGATACGTCCTCCACACCTGCCCTCCACCACAGTCCCTTCCCAGCAGCCCTTGCTGGTCCCGGCCACCCAGACAGAAGGCGGGCAGCACGGTATGCCCGGTCCCAAGGTCCAACAGATGGGCGGGGGACTCCACAGCCACAGTCACAGCCCGTCTCAGCCAGACATCGCCCTTCACGCACGGCCAGCCTCCAGCACAGTGGCAGGTAGCTACCCTGGTCCCTCCCTGTTCGTTCAGCCGTCAGGTAGCTACCCTGGTCCCTCACTGGTCCCTTACCCATCAGGTAGCTATGCTCTCACTGCGTCTACACTTGgcctaaccccctcccccccccctacatgcaccctccacccacctgcCGCCAGTGTTGACACCCTTAGGGTCTGATTCTTCCAAGCTGTTCCCTCCCTTGCAGCCCTACCTGGCAGTTCAGACAGGACACCAGGTCTCATGGGAGAGGGTAGCTTAGTGGAATGGGGCAGACCCTTAGTTAGTGATGTGCATGAAACTCACCCTCCCTGCATCACTGGAGAGGGATCACTGTGTATGTAGTAAAGATCCCCATACTATGACTGTCCTGTCttagggggaaaaaaaacaatgaaGTGGCTTGTGATATATTGGCAAGCTTCTTCACTTACTATGGCGTTTTTTTCATACATGGAAATGATGTTCTCTGTGGTTGTTCGATATTATAATTGTACGATTATCAGTCCACGGCCCCTCTCCAGTTAAGAGCTGTGGTGAAAAGTTAAATTATGTAAATATCTTCTTTTTGGGTGAAACTGTGAATTTTCTGCACATCTCTAACAGGGCGTATTCTTGGTGATGTAAACTTGAATCTGGACGATAAGACAGCTATAAAGGCTAGAGGACTGTGGGAGGACTGGCATTTGCGTCAAATCATAGACCAACCCTCTCGAACAAACCACCTGTCAGGTAAACACACGATTTAATGACACCACTCAGTGGTCACCTCAGGCAAGAGAGCTCTCCTACGAAATCTTCCTGGAAGAATTCTCCCACACTGGCCCCCACAGCATGGAGGAATACCCTGTACTTTAGAGCATCTATCTAAACCATGTAGATGGTTTCAGGTTATCTTATATAGCCAGTCAGATCGTATTGCCATGACAGTCTTGAGactatacacatacagtagtgTTTGTAAAGATACTACTTAAGACTCAGTAGCCAAACTACCATATCTTTGAAGTAATTACCACACCTCTCCTGGTCTGATTTAATCAGGTTTGACCCTCTCCTCTCGGACAGCCAATCACAACACATCAGAGGCaatcacacagaccacacccacCTCCAGCAGCCATAGCAGGCTAGGGGTTGCCCCCAGCCTCATCGCGGGATTGGCCGGCGGGCACGGGATGGAGCCAATCAAAAGCAACGGAGGCCTGGCTGGACTTCTAGGACCCCAACCCAAAGTGGAGCGAGGGCGTAAGAAGATAAAGGCTGAGAACGGGGCTGGTCctctcctggtggtgccctacCCCCTCCTGGCCCCTGGAAACGACCAGCCCTGCCTCACCATCACTGCCAAAGAGGGCAAAACGTACAGGCAAGAGCTTCATGCTTTCATCTGACatgcttcctcctccctctccttgggGAATGGCACATTTCCGTTTCAGTACAGTTTATTGACCATGTGTTGTTTTATTTGCCATTGTGTATTTGTCAGTGGGGACAAGTACAATTACAGATCCatttatcatgtgtgtgtgtgtgtttgtgtgttcatgcaggTGTAAAGTGTGCCCGCTGACCTTCTTCTCCAAGTCCGACATGCAGATCCACTCCAAGTCGCACACGGAGGCCAAGGCCCATAAGTGTCCCCACTGCTCCAAGTCTTTCGCCAACGCCTCCTACCTGGCCCAGCACCTGCGCATCCACCTGGGAGTCAAGCCCTACCACTGCTCCTACTGTGAGAAGTGCTTCCGCCAGCTCTCCCACCTCCAGCAGCACACCAGGTCAGACCCAGCCCTCCCCGTGCTGCCCAAACACTGCTCTGTCAAACGCTCTCTGACTCACCTTCCTACACAGATGTGAGAAGGCTGTTTGGGCTGGTTGTCTCCCTATGTTTGTGTATTCATTTTGCAgatgattttatccaaagcaatgtacagaAAATGTATATAGTAAGTGCAGCAGATTATCAAGGACGGTTCTAACGGCTTAACAGTGGTTGGTACCAAGTGCGTACTGTACTTGTGGGGTTAAATCTGTAGGTAGAGCAGAAAGGCACTAAATGGAGCATGTTTTAATGGTTGATGACAACGATATGTTCTGATTTGACCAGGAAGTATGTAGAAATGCATTTCTCACATTTTTGTTTCGGCTAGCTAACGTTGATAGTGTTACTGAATAGGCCTGTCGGATGATGCTCTGGGTCAAGTTTATTTTCATTGTGCCTCCTGCAGAATTCACACAGGTGACCGGCCTTATAAATGTGCCCATCCAGGATGTGAAAAGGCTTTTACTCAGCTCTCCAACCTGCAGGTGAGACCTACAGACAGATCTTTCTACAGTCTGACCAAATTCACTTACAATTTAGTCAATGTGGAATATAGACTGAAATTCAGAACTAAAACTATTCAACTGAAAACTGAAAATAATTCCATAAATGGCGTTCGTTAAATAACTGCTGTACTGTTTGATTGAATCTTCTCTGTCATCTTCAGTCCCACCAGAGACAGCATAACAAAGACAAGCCCTTCAAGTGTTCCAACTGCTACCGTGCGTACTCGGACTCCGCCTCGCTGCAGATCCACCTGTCAGCCCACGCCATCAAGAACGCCAAGGCCTACTGCTGCAGCATGTGTGGCAGGGCCTACACCTCAGTGAGTAGCATCCAGCCCGGCGGCCCAGCGCCTGAGACAGTGCTCTCTCAGTACTACCacgaatcatcatcatcagttctatgactgacacacacatttacatgtatgtaGTAGATCTTTTTTTAGCCAAAGTCACATATAAATAGTGCATAAACTGCAGTATAGTAGGTGCTGCTGACAACACACTCTCAGTCCCGCTGTCGACGGCTGTCCGTTCCGATGTGTGTAGTATGaaacttgcagtgtgtgtgtgaggttccgatgtgtgtagtatgaaacttgcagtgtgtgtgtgaggttccgatgtgtgtagtatgaaacttgcagtgtgtgtgtgaggttccgatgtgtgtagtatgaaacttgcagtgtgtgtgtgaggttccgatgtgtgtagtatgaaacttgcagtgtgtgtgtgaggttccgatgtgtgtagtatgaaacttgcagtgtgtgtgtgaggttccgatgtgtgtagtatgaaacttgcagtgtgtgtgtgaggttccgatgtgtgtagtatgaaacttgcagtgtgtgtgtgaggttccgATGTGTCTAGTATGaaacttgcagtgtgtgtgtgtgaggttccgatgtgtgtagtatgaaacttgcagtgtgtgtgaggttccgatgtgtgtagtatgaaacttgcagtgtgtgtgtgtgaggttccgatgtgtgtagtatgaaacttgcagtgtgtgtgaggttccgatgtgtgtagtatgaaacttgcagtgtgtgtgtgaggttccgatgtgtgtagtatgaaacttgcagtgtgtgtgaggttccgatgtgtgtagtatgaaacttgcagtgtgtgtgtgaggttccgatgtgtgtagtatgaaacttgcagtgtgtgtgaggttccgatgtgtgtagtatgaaacttgcagtgtgtgtgaggttccgatgtgtgtagtatgaaacttgcagtgtgtgtgtgaggttccgatgtgtgtagtatgaaacttgcagtgtgtgtgaggttccgatgtgtgtagtatgaaacttgcagtgtgtgtgtgaggttccgatgtgtgtagtatgaaacttgcagtgtgtgtgaggttccgatgtgtgtagtatgaaacttgcagtgtgtgtgtgaggttccgatgtgtgtagtatgaaacttgcagtgtgtgtgaggttccgatgtgtgtagtatgaaacttgcagtgtgtgtgtgaggttccgatgtgtgtagtatgaaacttgcagtgtgtgtgtgaggttccgatgtgtgtagtatgaaacttgcagtgtgtgtgtgagcctcgtGACAGGCcttgatgtttgtgtgtttcctgcaGGAGACGTACCTCATGAAGCACATGTCGAAACACACGGTGGTGGAACACCTGGTGTCCCACCACTCTCCTCAGAGGACAGAGTCTCCCAGCATCCCTATACGGATCTCCCTCATCTGACAACTTCCTGTCGGACTGGACAGCCCGCCTCCACCCCGTCACCCAGCAACCCCACCCTCTGGTCCATCGAGCAAGAttcctctgtgatgtctgcCGACTTTCAGCCCAGCGTGACCAATCCCAGATGACGGTTGTTGTCGTTTTGTTTTCCCCTTGACAGGGTCTAAAATGTGCGCAAATATTTGTACCTCATTATAAGGTAGCCTCTTCTTTTTAATATATTGTTCTCTCCTTCTGTATCATTCTAGATGTTGATGGTATTAACGGGGAATGGTTGGGACATCCAAAGATGAATTCACAGCACTTTCAGGCCTTTGAGTACTGGCCCAAAAAAGATTTTAGTCTaataagacaaaaaaaaaaagtattgttcCTGGCAGCTAAAATGTCAACCCTTCTTGTTATAGAGTACTACTCTCACTTGCTCTTCATATTgtctattttgttttcctctatCCTCTGTGCAAAAATATATTTGCACTGGAAGTTATATCTTCCTTTAGGCTGGCCAACTGACCAATGACCATAACAATGTGAGTTGGATTTATCCAGTCGTTTATGTGCCCCAGTCAATGTTTGCGTTTGTTTGAAGATGTTTTCACTTAAGCTTTCCTACATTTTAGTctgcaatgcacacacacttctctcaaCTGTAGGGTAAATGTTTTATTGCTTTTAAATTTGTATTATACATTCAAAAAAAACGAATATTTGCTGAAGGCAATCCTCAACCAAAATATAATTGGAATTTTAAAGTATTTGGACTTAAAATATGCACTGCCATGTAGTGAGATTTTGAATGAGTATTTCTTAATGCTATACAATATGTGCACACTGTTCAAACTCAAACAAGTTGTTCTGTTGGACATGTGTTctgttgtacgtgtgtgtgaacccTCTGTCCTGTAAGCTtggcttgtgtgtatgtcttggtCAGGTGTGCATGTTGGTCTTCTTACCACGGTAAAGTACTTTTTTCCATATTGGAGGACATCTCTCAGAATATGTCAAGGATACTTCTCATGTCTGCAAGAATGTAACCCTGAATAGACCCGTCCTTGAACAGTATACTTTACAGTTGAAACCGAGGCATCATGGGAAAGATGTTATTAGTTCATAGTTGTATCTCTGGAGTGTATAGGCTGTTACACTtgtcccttcctctttctcctctagtgTTTGAGGAGAAGATCTAACCTCTCATGTTCCTCCAGCTTCTACTGCAGTTGACTGGAGAGGCGAGGAGATGGGACGCTAGACTTCTCAGATTCAACCTCAGTGTTTCTAAACTGTCCCACCAAGAGGGCTGAGTTGATGGCAGTAGCCAGCCTCAGAATGGTGCTGAGTTGATGGCAGTCGCCAGCCTCAGAATGGTGCTGAGTTGATGGCAGTCGCCAGCCTCAGAATGGTGCTGAGTTGATGGCAGTCGCCAGCCTCAGAATGGTGCTGAGTTGATGGCAGTCGCCAGCCTCAGAATGGTGCTGAGTTGATGGCAGTCGCCAGCCTCAGAATGGTGCTCGTCGGTTTAGATCTGTTAAACTGTGCCAAGCGTTTGTCATCTCCAAGACTTTTCTAGGACTGATGCTGGGGTATGCACTTAACATGTATTCTTGATGGGTGTTCGTTAAGTGTATAGATATATTTATGTACAAAAGCCCTATTTCTTGTCTTCTCATGTCTAAATATTAATTTGCTATTTTTTATACAGTTAAGCCTTAACTTTATAACTATATGTTAATCATCACATcttgtttgttttcatgtttttcaCTACTCAGTACTTTTATGCATTTTTTTCTCATAGCATGAAATATACTgtaaataaactatattaactgTTAACCTTTTTATAGTAAATGATATGTGCAGCTAATGCATTGTGGTCCCTAATAGGTTGCCTTGGCTACACTTCAGTCTATAGACTCTAAGAGAGAATTGACTTTGTACCAATGAGAAAACAAATTAAAGACTGGAAATCCACCAACTAGTCTTGTTTTTCCCTGTGAGATGCTCAAATCTCCCTAAAATATTTTGTGTATGAACATAGAATGTATTAAAGAAAAGTACTTATCACTGTATTTCGTGAACGAGTTCTTAGAAATCCTTCAGCAAACGTTCACTTGTTTCGTATGTATGATTAGAAGGCAGAGTATTCTGTTTAATAACTTGGCATTAGCATAAACAAAACATGTTGTCCTTTGGCATTTAGAAGTGTCATAAGGGCAATTATACCATCTTGTAGAAAGCAACTTTGCAGGAACCCTCTGTGGTTCAGTGGGTAAGCATGTGTACCATCGAGTCTACTGCCAAACACGGTACCTTTGGTTCAAATCTTGCTCAGACCAATTGCTAATTCATTTAACTGATATCAGTCAAGTAATATGTTATTTCCAAGTATAAAGAAGGGGGACCCCGTGGTGTAGTGGGTTGAGAACAAGGGCCTAAACCACAATGACCTGGATTCAAATCCAGCACAGAGCATAGTGCCTAACACATCCATGGGCCCAGATCCCTGTAACCGCAGCGCACTCCCCGACtgtccagatcccctctcccaactgtctttCCAGGTACCAAACTGTCCTACCAGGAAAGGCTCAACCAAGTCTAAAAATAAATGTACCTTTtatcatttttatttatgtCGAGTTTTATTTAAGTCGAAGAGCAAGTCGAAGAGcaaaaattaataaaatataCTTTAAAGACTTCCAAACTTTCTTCTTTGCAATTCTCGTGGAAGGACACAAAAATTGATTGACATGAATcctgattcagtcttctagcgattcacaaaaaaaaaaaatttgaatGCTCAAATCTGCTCATCTGTGTGGATATTTATTACAGTATTTATAAAGTCATCCATTGCAAAACCGAATGACAACCGCCAAGATACATAAATAAGGGTGTTCCCAACATCGAAACATTGTCTACGGTTTTTAATCAGGTCAATAAATTTTTCTTAACCGtcataataaaaacaaaaaaaatagtaAAAGCACAAGAGCAACTGTAAAATTATGTTA
The window above is part of the Osmerus mordax isolate fOsmMor3 chromosome 1, fOsmMor3.pri, whole genome shotgun sequence genome. Proteins encoded here:
- the znf362a gene encoding zinc finger protein 362a isoform X1, which produces MAEPRFNNPYFWPPPPSMPGQLDNLVLINKIKEQLMAEKIRPPHLPSTTVPSQQPLLVPATQTEGGQHGMPGPKVQQMGGGLHSHSHSPSQPDIALHARPASSTVAGRILGDVNLNLDDKTAIKARGLWEDWHLRQIIDQPSRTNHLSGLTLSSRTANHNTSEAITQTTPTSSSHSRLGVAPSLIAGLAGGHGMEPIKSNGGLAGLLGPQPKVERGRKKIKAENGAGPLLVVPYPLLAPGNDQPCLTITAKEGKTYRCKVCPLTFFSKSDMQIHSKSHTEAKAHKCPHCSKSFANASYLAQHLRIHLGVKPYHCSYCEKCFRQLSHLQQHTRIHTGDRPYKCAHPGCEKAFTQLSNLQSHQRQHNKDKPFKCSNCYRAYSDSASLQIHLSAHAIKNAKAYCCSMCGRAYTSETYLMKHMSKHTVVEHLVSHHSPQRTESPSIPIRISLI
- the znf362a gene encoding zinc finger protein 362a isoform X2; the protein is MAEPRFNNPYFWPPPPSMPGQLDNLVLINKIKEQLMAEKIRPPHLPSTTVPSQQPLLVPATQTEGGQHGMPGPKVQQMGGGLHSHSHSPSQPDIALHARPASSTVAGRILGDVNLNLDDKTAIKARGLWEDWHLRQIIDQPSRTNHLSANHNTSEAITQTTPTSSSHSRLGVAPSLIAGLAGGHGMEPIKSNGGLAGLLGPQPKVERGRKKIKAENGAGPLLVVPYPLLAPGNDQPCLTITAKEGKTYRCKVCPLTFFSKSDMQIHSKSHTEAKAHKCPHCSKSFANASYLAQHLRIHLGVKPYHCSYCEKCFRQLSHLQQHTRIHTGDRPYKCAHPGCEKAFTQLSNLQSHQRQHNKDKPFKCSNCYRAYSDSASLQIHLSAHAIKNAKAYCCSMCGRAYTSETYLMKHMSKHTVVEHLVSHHSPQRTESPSIPIRISLI